One Myxococcus stipitatus DNA segment encodes these proteins:
- a CDS encoding DEAD/DEAH box helicase: MSATADLLEAIQEEARPDTWSAGMGLARAGAVSVQSVGEEETVLRVRATGRPAPVTTTLYPDDEIWECDCRGKADPCEHVVAAALYLHHVGTQRAAAARPPARPAPAPARPMASTGARPSTAPAGTRPTGSAKPERMVYRFKRVEGGIQLERLVVRPDNTARLLARSLASLVQNPVEAARIQVEPCDVVADRLLAKPTRGALPPERLESLLRALEPARTVLFDGVLVSISSELLLPRVVVEDRGEQTVLRIEKDPRATEVVSPGVAVGGGTLFRLGEQALTGPRLEHLPQERVFSPQQMGDLTGKVLPDLARRLPVDVRSQRLPRIDKTLQPRISLELDKLDTGLSVLPTLVYGSPPTVRIDNGRMVYLQGAVPVRDEAAEQKLIHGLRDELNMVPGRRVTVQGKEAVQLADKLRRWRGGLTGNAAQVVSPNVKLRPVMDVKAHAPEAGAPRVEFDFAFEVEGAAPGAPRRVDAEAVMRAYEEGLGLVPLAGGGWAPLPTAWLKSNGQRVADLLAARDGAGRLANHAIPQLTEMCEELEHPSPPGLERLAPLVQGFEKLPDPRIPADLTATLRPYQLAGLSWLTFLRQAGLGGVLADDMGLGKTLQTLCTIGPGTLVVAPTSVLPNWEAEVKRFRPSLKVSVYHGPGRALDETADVTLTTYALLRLDAEVLGAKTWDMVVLDEAQAIKNPDSQVARAAYGLEASFRLALSGTPIENRLEELWSLMHFTNRGLLGGRKEFEERWARPVADNLKGAAERLRARIRPFVLRRLKREVAPELPPRTEAVRHVSLSEHERAVYDAVYSATREEVVSQLEAGGSVLKALEALLRLRQAACHPALVPGQQAKTSSKVQALVEALTTAVDDGHKALVFSQWTSMLDLIEPALKEAGIGFIRLDGGTSNRGAVAASFQDPDGPPVMLISLKAGATGLNLTAADHVFLVDPWWNPSVEAQAADRAHRIGQQRPVMVYRLVSRGTVEEKILTLQDKKRALFESALGGESGGAAITRADLMQLLD; encoded by the coding sequence ATGTCCGCGACCGCCGACCTGCTCGAAGCCATCCAGGAAGAAGCCCGCCCGGACACCTGGTCCGCGGGGATGGGGCTGGCCCGCGCCGGGGCCGTGTCCGTGCAGTCCGTGGGTGAGGAGGAGACGGTGCTGCGCGTGCGCGCCACCGGCCGCCCCGCGCCCGTCACCACCACCCTCTACCCCGACGACGAAATCTGGGAGTGCGACTGCCGCGGGAAGGCGGACCCCTGCGAGCACGTGGTCGCCGCAGCCCTCTACCTGCATCACGTGGGCACCCAGCGCGCCGCCGCGGCCCGGCCTCCCGCGCGGCCGGCCCCGGCGCCCGCGCGCCCCATGGCGTCCACCGGCGCCAGGCCCTCCACGGCCCCGGCGGGCACACGCCCCACCGGCTCCGCGAAGCCGGAGCGGATGGTGTACCGCTTCAAGCGCGTGGAGGGTGGCATCCAGTTGGAGCGGCTGGTCGTGCGGCCCGACAACACGGCCCGGCTGCTCGCGCGCAGCCTGGCGTCGCTCGTCCAGAATCCCGTGGAGGCCGCCCGAATCCAGGTGGAGCCCTGTGACGTCGTGGCGGACCGGCTGCTGGCGAAGCCGACGCGCGGCGCGCTGCCTCCCGAGCGCCTCGAGTCCCTGCTGCGCGCGTTGGAGCCCGCGCGCACCGTGCTCTTCGACGGCGTGCTGGTGTCCATCTCGAGCGAGCTGCTCCTGCCCCGCGTCGTGGTGGAGGACCGGGGCGAGCAGACGGTGCTGCGCATCGAGAAAGACCCGCGCGCCACCGAGGTCGTCAGCCCCGGCGTGGCGGTGGGGGGCGGCACGCTGTTCCGCCTGGGCGAGCAGGCGCTCACCGGTCCCCGGCTGGAGCACCTTCCCCAGGAGCGCGTCTTCTCGCCCCAGCAGATGGGCGACCTCACCGGGAAGGTGCTGCCGGACCTGGCCCGGCGCCTGCCCGTGGACGTGCGCAGCCAGCGCCTGCCGCGCATCGACAAGACGCTCCAGCCCCGCATCTCCCTGGAGCTGGACAAGCTCGACACGGGGCTCTCCGTGCTGCCGACGCTGGTGTACGGCTCGCCGCCCACGGTGCGCATCGACAACGGCCGCATGGTCTACCTGCAGGGCGCGGTGCCGGTGCGGGACGAGGCCGCGGAGCAGAAGCTCATCCATGGCCTGCGCGACGAGTTGAACATGGTGCCCGGTCGCCGGGTGACGGTGCAGGGCAAGGAGGCGGTGCAGCTCGCCGACAAGCTGCGGCGCTGGCGGGGCGGCCTCACCGGCAACGCCGCGCAGGTGGTGAGCCCGAACGTCAAGCTGCGTCCGGTCATGGACGTGAAGGCCCACGCGCCGGAGGCGGGAGCGCCGCGCGTGGAGTTCGACTTCGCGTTCGAGGTCGAGGGCGCGGCCCCGGGCGCGCCGCGCAGGGTGGACGCGGAAGCGGTGATGCGGGCTTACGAGGAGGGCCTCGGGCTGGTGCCGCTGGCGGGCGGAGGCTGGGCGCCGCTGCCCACCGCGTGGCTCAAGTCGAACGGGCAGCGGGTGGCGGACCTGCTGGCCGCTCGGGATGGTGCTGGGCGGCTCGCCAACCACGCCATCCCCCAGCTCACGGAGATGTGCGAGGAGCTGGAGCACCCGTCGCCGCCCGGCCTGGAGCGGCTGGCGCCCCTGGTCCAGGGCTTCGAGAAGCTGCCGGACCCGAGGATTCCCGCGGACCTCACGGCGACGCTGCGGCCCTATCAGCTCGCGGGCCTGAGCTGGCTGACGTTCCTGCGGCAGGCGGGGCTGGGCGGCGTGCTCGCGGACGACATGGGTCTGGGCAAGACGCTGCAGACCCTCTGCACCATCGGCCCGGGGACGCTGGTCGTCGCGCCCACCAGCGTGCTCCCCAACTGGGAGGCGGAGGTTAAGCGCTTCCGGCCCTCGTTGAAGGTGTCCGTCTACCACGGCCCCGGACGCGCGCTCGACGAGACGGCGGACGTGACGCTCACCACGTACGCGCTGCTGCGGCTCGACGCGGAGGTGCTCGGGGCGAAGACCTGGGACATGGTGGTGCTCGACGAGGCCCAGGCCATCAAGAACCCGGACAGCCAGGTGGCGCGCGCAGCCTATGGATTGGAGGCGTCGTTCCGGCTGGCGCTGAGCGGTACGCCCATCGAGAACCGGCTCGAGGAGCTGTGGAGCCTGATGCACTTCACCAACCGGGGCCTGCTGGGCGGGCGCAAGGAGTTCGAGGAGCGTTGGGCCCGGCCCGTCGCGGACAACCTCAAGGGCGCCGCCGAGCGGCTGCGCGCGCGCATCCGGCCCTTCGTGCTGCGCAGGTTGAAGCGCGAGGTGGCGCCGGAGCTGCCTCCGCGCACGGAGGCCGTGCGGCACGTCTCGCTCAGCGAGCACGAGCGCGCCGTCTACGACGCCGTCTACTCGGCCACGCGCGAGGAGGTGGTGTCGCAGCTGGAGGCGGGCGGCAGCGTGCTCAAGGCCCTGGAGGCCCTGCTGCGGCTGCGGCAGGCGGCCTGCCATCCGGCGCTGGTGCCAGGCCAGCAGGCGAAGACGTCCTCCAAGGTCCAGGCGCTGGTGGAGGCGCTGACCACCGCGGTGGACGACGGGCACAAGGCGCTCGTCTTCTCGCAGTGGACGTCCATGCTGGACCTCATCGAGCCGGCGCTGAAGGAGGCCGGCATCGGCTTCATCCGACTGGACGGCGGCACCTCCAACCGAGGCGCCGTCGCCGCCTCGTTCCAGGACCCCGACGGCCCGCCCGTCATGCTCATCTCGCTGAAGGCGGGCGCCACGGGCCTCAACCTCACGGCGGCGGACCACGTCTTCCTGGTGGACCCCTGGTGGAATCCCTCCGTGGAGGCGCAGGCCGCCGACCGCGCGCATCGCATCGGCCAGCAACGGCCGGTCATGGTCTACCGGTTGGTGTCGCGGGGGACGGTGGAGGAGAAGATCCTCACGCTCCAGGACAAGAAGCGCGCCCTCTTCGAGTCCGCGCTGGGCGGGGAATCGGGAGGCGCCGCCATCACCCGCGCGGACCTGATGCAGCTGCTGGACTGA
- a CDS encoding glycoside hydrolase family protein, with translation MRRWLAPSCIVLLLLSGCDPADPRKPGGQPSDDAGTPVGGAKSFKRGIAFDLATPEDLAAVSPGVSWWYNWSDKPSPGVPTDFRERHAMDFVPMLWNGDFDAARIEAMLKANPHIQYLLLLNEPNLTDQANMAPTDAARLWPRYESVAANTGVKLVGPAMNWGTMTGYSDPVVWLDAFYAAYRAQNGNREPRIDYLAFHWYDYGLDGQLNRLTKYGKPFWVTEFANCHRQQDGAQIDSVAKQKAQMAEMVAVCERRDDVFRYAWFTGRWTNDPCFASLLGANGVLTELGRHYLSLPVP, from the coding sequence ATGAGACGCTGGCTCGCGCCATCCTGCATCGTGTTGCTCCTGCTATCGGGTTGTGACCCCGCGGACCCGAGGAAGCCGGGCGGCCAGCCCTCCGACGACGCGGGCACGCCCGTGGGGGGCGCCAAGAGCTTCAAGCGCGGCATCGCCTTCGACCTGGCCACGCCCGAGGACCTCGCGGCCGTCTCGCCCGGCGTGAGCTGGTGGTACAACTGGAGCGACAAGCCCAGCCCCGGCGTGCCCACGGACTTCCGCGAGCGCCACGCGATGGACTTCGTCCCCATGCTGTGGAACGGCGACTTCGACGCCGCGCGCATCGAGGCGATGCTGAAGGCCAACCCCCATATCCAATACCTGCTGCTGCTCAACGAGCCCAACCTCACGGACCAGGCCAACATGGCGCCCACGGACGCGGCGCGGCTGTGGCCGCGGTACGAGAGCGTCGCGGCGAACACGGGCGTCAAGCTGGTGGGCCCGGCGATGAACTGGGGGACGATGACCGGCTACTCGGACCCGGTGGTGTGGCTGGACGCCTTCTACGCGGCGTACCGCGCGCAGAACGGCAACCGGGAGCCGCGCATCGACTACCTGGCCTTCCACTGGTACGACTACGGGCTCGACGGGCAGCTGAACCGGCTGACGAAGTACGGCAAGCCCTTCTGGGTGACGGAGTTCGCCAACTGCCACCGGCAGCAGGACGGCGCGCAGATCGACTCGGTCGCCAAGCAGAAGGCGCAGATGGCGGAGATGGTGGCCGTCTGCGAGCGCCGCGACGACGTGTTCCGCTACGCGTGGTTCACCGGGCGCTGGACGAACGACCCGTGCTTCGCGAGCCTGCTGGGCGCCAACGGCGTCCTCACGGAGCTGGGCAGGCACTACCTGTCGCTGCCCGTCCCCTGA
- the uvrA gene encoding excinuclease ABC subunit UvrA, which translates to MRRRPAPRPSPPPRPPSGLVRVRGAREHNLKNLDVELPRDALVVFTGVSGSGKSSLAFGTLYAEAQRRYFESVAPYARRLIDQAGIPEVDSIEGLPPAVALQQHRGSPTSRSSVGSVTTLSNSLRLLYSRAGTYPPKQPHLDSDAFSPNTPAGACPNCHGLGRVYEVTEQSLVPDDSLTIRERAVAAWPPAWHGQNLRDILVTLGYDVDRPWRELPKKDRDWILFTDEQPTVPVYAGFTPAETRRALKRKEPPSYMGTFTSARKYVLQAFATTQSALIKRRVSRYMVSGECPVCHGKRLKPESLSVTFAGLDIGALSQLPLQKVAELLRPFADGTAPSARKLAKEHPEKALVTERISRDVLGRIDVLRELGLGYLALERGTPTLSPGELQRLRLATQVRSNLFGVVYVLDEPSAGLHPADTESLLRALDALKDAGNSLFVVEHEVDVIRHADWVVDVGPDAGEHGGRIVYSGPLDGLRDVKSSRTRHYLFDALPPRARPPREPRGWLRLEGVSRNNLRGLDVAFPLGVFTTVTGISGSGKSSLVSQVLVELVASHLGHAPPEDEEEGDTLEHAEVLTTGGRLASGMESLQRLVRVDQKPIGRTPRSNLATYTGLFDNVRKLFAATPAARARRYDAGRFSFNVPKGRCETCEGEGFVSVELLFLPSVYAPCPTCHGARYNAKTLEITYRGKNVAEVLGMTVDAAHAFFVDDPPVRRALEVLREVGLGYLRLGQPATELSGGEAQRIKLATELQRAQRGHTLYVLDEPTTGLHPSDVDKLMTQLDGLVEAGNTVILVEHDMRVIAASDWVVDMGPGAGDEGGEVVVAGTPAQVAAAPGSRTAPFLARELAE; encoded by the coding sequence ATGCGCCGCCGTCCAGCCCCCCGCCCCTCCCCGCCACCCCGCCCGCCCTCCGGCCTCGTCCGGGTCCGGGGCGCGCGCGAGCACAACCTCAAGAACCTCGACGTGGAGCTGCCCCGGGACGCCCTGGTCGTCTTCACGGGCGTGTCCGGCTCCGGCAAGTCCTCCCTGGCCTTCGGGACCCTGTACGCGGAGGCCCAGCGACGTTACTTCGAGTCCGTGGCCCCGTACGCCCGGAGGCTCATCGACCAGGCGGGCATCCCGGAGGTCGACTCCATCGAGGGCCTTCCCCCCGCCGTCGCCCTCCAGCAGCACCGGGGCTCGCCCACCTCGCGCTCGTCGGTGGGCAGCGTGACGACGCTCTCCAACTCGCTGCGCCTGTTGTACTCGCGCGCGGGGACCTATCCGCCGAAGCAGCCCCACCTCGACTCGGACGCGTTCTCGCCCAACACCCCCGCGGGCGCGTGTCCGAACTGCCATGGCCTGGGGCGCGTCTACGAGGTGACGGAGCAATCGCTCGTGCCCGACGACTCGCTCACCATCCGCGAGCGCGCCGTCGCCGCGTGGCCTCCGGCGTGGCATGGGCAGAACCTGCGCGACATCCTGGTGACGCTCGGCTACGACGTGGACCGGCCCTGGCGCGAGCTGCCGAAGAAGGACCGGGATTGGATCCTCTTCACGGATGAGCAGCCCACCGTGCCCGTCTACGCGGGCTTCACGCCGGCCGAGACGCGGCGCGCGCTCAAGCGCAAGGAGCCGCCCAGCTACATGGGCACCTTCACCAGCGCGCGCAAGTACGTGCTCCAGGCGTTCGCCACCACCCAGAGCGCCCTCATCAAGCGGCGCGTCTCGCGGTACATGGTGAGCGGCGAGTGCCCGGTGTGCCACGGCAAGCGGCTCAAGCCGGAGTCGCTGTCCGTCACGTTCGCGGGCCTGGACATCGGCGCGCTGTCGCAGCTGCCCCTCCAGAAGGTCGCGGAGCTGCTCCGCCCGTTCGCCGACGGGACGGCCCCGAGCGCCCGGAAGCTGGCGAAGGAGCACCCGGAGAAGGCGCTGGTCACGGAGCGCATCTCGAGGGACGTGCTGGGCCGCATCGACGTCCTGCGGGAGCTGGGGCTGGGCTACCTCGCGCTGGAGCGCGGCACGCCCACCCTCTCGCCCGGGGAGCTGCAGCGGCTGCGGCTGGCCACGCAGGTGCGCTCCAACCTCTTCGGCGTGGTGTACGTGCTCGACGAGCCCTCCGCGGGCCTGCATCCGGCCGACACCGAGTCCCTGCTCCGGGCGCTCGACGCGCTCAAGGACGCCGGCAACTCGCTGTTCGTCGTGGAGCACGAGGTGGACGTCATCCGCCACGCGGACTGGGTGGTGGACGTGGGCCCGGACGCGGGCGAGCACGGCGGGCGCATCGTCTACAGCGGCCCGCTCGACGGCCTGAGGGACGTGAAGTCCTCCCGCACGCGCCACTACCTCTTCGACGCCCTGCCTCCGCGCGCTCGCCCGCCCAGGGAGCCCCGGGGCTGGCTGCGCCTGGAGGGCGTGTCCCGCAACAACCTCCGCGGGCTGGACGTGGCGTTCCCGCTGGGCGTCTTCACCACCGTGACGGGCATCTCCGGCTCCGGGAAGTCGAGCCTGGTGAGCCAGGTGCTGGTGGAGCTGGTCGCCAGCCACCTGGGGCACGCGCCGCCGGAGGACGAGGAGGAGGGAGACACGCTGGAGCACGCCGAGGTCCTCACCACGGGCGGCAGGCTCGCCTCCGGCATGGAGTCGCTCCAGCGGCTGGTGCGCGTCGACCAGAAGCCCATCGGCCGCACGCCGCGCTCCAACCTGGCGACCTACACGGGCCTGTTCGACAACGTCCGCAAGCTGTTCGCGGCGACGCCCGCCGCCCGCGCGCGGCGCTATGACGCGGGCCGCTTCTCCTTCAACGTCCCCAAGGGGCGCTGCGAGACGTGCGAGGGCGAGGGCTTCGTCAGCGTGGAGCTGCTCTTCCTGCCCAGCGTCTATGCGCCCTGCCCCACCTGCCACGGGGCCCGCTACAACGCGAAGACGCTCGAAATCACCTACCGCGGCAAGAACGTCGCGGAGGTGTTGGGGATGACGGTGGACGCGGCCCACGCCTTCTTCGTGGACGATCCGCCCGTGCGGCGCGCCCTGGAGGTCCTGCGCGAGGTGGGCCTGGGGTACCTGCGCCTGGGCCAGCCCGCCACGGAGCTGTCCGGCGGCGAGGCCCAGCGCATCAAGCTGGCCACGGAGCTGCAACGCGCGCAGCGCGGCCACACCCTCTACGTCCTCGACGAGCCCACCACCGGCCTGCACCCCTCCGACGTGGACAAGCTGATGACCCAGCTCGACGGCCTCGTCGAGGCGGGCAACACCGTCATCCTCGTGGAGCACGACATGCGCGTCATCGCGGCCAGCGACTGGGTCGTCGACATGGGGCCGGGCGCGGGCGACGAGGGCGGCGAGGTGGTCGTGGCGGGCACGCCCGCCCAGGTCGCCGCCGCGCCCGGGAGCCGCACGGCCCCGTTCCTGGCGCGGGAGCTGGCCGAATAG
- a CDS encoding transcriptional regulator has product MSTDISLPDELIDAVLGSMTASAAQRLRAGPGSREGLGRVFAERASLGSVAPEPFAFARHLGARLAEADDPARALERLHARDLALALACAQELPGAADLFEDEVLSRLRVPLSRLHPSPAFVDEVLQTLRANLLMPRAGAAPRLAGYAGVGSLFHWVNSAGVRLALRMRKAHGQEAQVDAEVLAAHPAQGGLELGLVREDARAHVRAAFVQAVASLDDEDRELLRLHFVERLSLERMGALYGLHKSTLSRRLSGVQAVLEKRTRRVMSERLALSADDLDSVMRAIHGRLDLSLSGLLAARE; this is encoded by the coding sequence ATGAGCACGGACATCTCGCTTCCCGACGAGCTGATCGACGCGGTACTGGGTTCGATGACGGCGAGCGCCGCGCAACGGCTGCGGGCCGGGCCCGGCTCGAGAGAGGGGCTCGGCCGGGTGTTCGCGGAGCGGGCGTCGCTCGGGAGCGTGGCTCCGGAGCCGTTCGCGTTCGCGCGCCACCTGGGCGCGAGGCTCGCGGAGGCGGACGACCCCGCGCGTGCCCTGGAGCGGCTGCATGCCCGGGACCTGGCGCTCGCGCTCGCCTGCGCCCAGGAGCTGCCCGGCGCGGCGGACCTGTTCGAGGACGAGGTCCTGTCCCGGCTGCGCGTGCCGCTCTCCCGCCTCCACCCCTCGCCCGCGTTCGTGGACGAGGTGCTCCAGACGCTCCGGGCGAACCTGCTCATGCCTCGCGCGGGAGCGGCCCCCCGGCTCGCTGGCTACGCGGGCGTGGGCTCGCTGTTCCATTGGGTGAACAGCGCGGGTGTGCGGCTCGCGCTGCGGATGCGCAAGGCGCACGGACAGGAGGCCCAGGTGGACGCCGAGGTGCTGGCCGCGCACCCCGCCCAGGGCGGCCTGGAGCTGGGGCTGGTCCGCGAGGATGCGCGCGCGCACGTCCGCGCCGCCTTCGTGCAGGCGGTGGCGTCGCTCGACGACGAGGACCGGGAGCTGCTGCGCCTGCACTTCGTGGAGCGGCTGTCGCTGGAGCGGATGGGGGCGCTGTACGGCCTGCACAAGTCCACGCTGTCGCGGCGGCTGTCCGGGGTGCAGGCGGTGCTGGAGAAGCGCACGCGCCGGGTCATGTCGGAGCGGCTGGCGCTCTCCGCCGACGACCTGGACAGCGTGATGCGGGCCATCCACGGTCGCCTCGACCTGAGCCTGTCCGGGCTGCTGGCGGCGAGGGAATGA
- a CDS encoding serine/threonine-protein kinase, giving the protein MSCPDENDLARYVNGLLSAEREQALRAHVTGCVECRSVLAALSAPEAPPPPRGAGLLATGTRVGRYVVLGLLGEGGMGRVHAAYDPELDRKVALKLLNPDRLHGDSLDLARQRLEREARTMARLSHPHVASLHDVGEYEGQLFLVMEFVEGGTLRKWLAERPRTRREVLECFLQAADGLAASHALGIVHRDFKPDNVLLTKDGVVRITDFGLSHATVSSGDAPVSGPPPTSDALTVTGTLLGTLAYGAPEQLRGERGDARSDQFSFCVALHEALNGQRPFEGTTREALLEEMARQAVRPERPGVPAWLRAVVRRGLSADPAKRFASMDELRARLSRDPVARRRNVGLVALAVVLVVAAVGVLATRNPRELCQGSERHFAGIWDAAARESLHRAFRATGSADAEASFSAVAEALERWKQAWVHAHQEACEATRVYGEQSDQVLGLRMACLDERLGEVTRVVGVLQAADVRAVERGFGLGASLASLGRCSDVRTLREAVAPPEDPVTQAEVVAIRRELARANAELLAGHTPEALKVAQAARERAVRTRYRPVEAEAHVLCATVQSDANKFEAARDCAVQAALAAEAGRHHGVLARALYLQAWVTAHGLGKTHDAWALLQRAEAVAEPLRDPEFDALLDFVRAELFEQEGRFADAELVLRKALERVIAKAASHAAVRAEMVGRLGLLARQQGRLLEAVRWQEEAVQLHEKLHGPEHRDTARALVNLGSTLIYTGELARAEAALQRALAILERVLGKEHLSVARALSTLAFLYFEWGHAQRAHEVAERGFMVARKSVSPEAASSVLLVLESNRSGVRGEAGEREAELEQARRSLAERERAYGAAHPEVALELHDVGRLLRLLGRAKDARVFHARGIAIQEPLVARGEVDGEGLRWLADALLFLGRVEEARTHAERALEALERDRGPMAPERLKALVLLGDIHLAANAPERAVPLLRTALEAFASGDITSARVPLARRRLARALRLSDAIEQACEEARRAWTEWEPWRAGYPGEVLEARAELARCAR; this is encoded by the coding sequence ATGAGCTGCCCGGACGAGAACGACCTCGCCCGCTACGTGAACGGCCTCCTGTCGGCCGAACGCGAACAGGCGCTGCGCGCCCATGTCACCGGCTGCGTGGAGTGCCGGAGCGTGCTCGCCGCGCTGAGCGCCCCGGAGGCACCGCCGCCTCCCCGGGGCGCGGGCCTGCTCGCCACGGGCACGCGGGTGGGGCGCTACGTGGTGTTGGGCCTGCTGGGCGAGGGAGGCATGGGCCGCGTCCACGCCGCCTACGACCCGGAGCTGGACCGCAAGGTGGCGTTGAAGCTGCTCAACCCGGACCGGCTCCACGGGGACTCGCTGGACCTGGCGCGGCAGCGCCTGGAGCGCGAGGCCAGGACCATGGCGCGGCTGTCCCATCCCCACGTCGCCAGCCTCCATGACGTGGGGGAGTACGAGGGGCAGCTGTTCCTGGTGATGGAGTTCGTGGAGGGCGGCACGCTGCGCAAGTGGCTGGCGGAGCGCCCCCGCACGCGGCGGGAGGTCCTGGAGTGCTTCCTCCAGGCCGCGGACGGGCTGGCCGCGTCGCACGCGCTGGGCATCGTCCACCGCGACTTCAAGCCGGACAACGTCCTGCTCACGAAGGACGGCGTCGTCCGCATCACCGACTTCGGCCTGTCCCACGCGACGGTGTCGTCCGGGGACGCGCCCGTGTCGGGCCCGCCGCCCACGAGCGACGCCCTCACCGTCACGGGGACCCTGCTCGGCACGCTGGCCTACGGCGCGCCCGAGCAGCTGCGCGGCGAGCGCGGCGATGCCCGCTCCGACCAGTTCTCCTTCTGCGTCGCGCTCCACGAGGCGCTCAATGGCCAGCGCCCCTTCGAGGGGACGACGCGCGAGGCCCTGTTGGAGGAGATGGCGCGCCAGGCCGTGCGCCCCGAGCGGCCCGGTGTCCCGGCCTGGCTGCGCGCCGTGGTCCGCCGGGGGCTCTCCGCCGACCCGGCGAAGCGCTTCGCCTCCATGGACGAGCTGCGCGCGCGGCTGTCGAGGGACCCCGTCGCGCGGCGGCGCAACGTGGGGCTGGTGGCGCTGGCGGTCGTCCTGGTCGTCGCGGCGGTGGGCGTGCTCGCCACGAGAAACCCGCGCGAACTGTGCCAGGGGAGCGAGCGGCACTTCGCGGGCATCTGGGACGCGGCGGCCCGCGAGTCCCTCCACCGGGCGTTCCGGGCCACGGGCTCGGCGGACGCGGAGGCCTCCTTCTCCGCGGTGGCGGAGGCCCTGGAGCGCTGGAAGCAGGCGTGGGTGCACGCGCACCAGGAGGCGTGCGAGGCCACGCGCGTCTATGGGGAGCAGTCGGACCAGGTGCTGGGGCTGCGCATGGCGTGCCTGGATGAGCGGCTGGGCGAGGTGACGCGCGTGGTGGGCGTGCTCCAGGCGGCGGATGTCCGCGCGGTGGAGCGGGGCTTCGGCCTGGGTGCCTCGCTGGCGAGCCTGGGGCGCTGCTCGGACGTGAGGACGCTGCGGGAGGCGGTGGCGCCACCCGAGGACCCGGTGACCCAGGCCGAGGTGGTGGCCATCCGGAGGGAGCTGGCGCGGGCGAACGCGGAGCTGCTCGCGGGACATACGCCGGAGGCGCTGAAGGTGGCACAGGCCGCGAGGGAGCGCGCCGTGCGCACGCGCTATCGCCCCGTGGAGGCGGAGGCCCACGTGCTCTGTGCGACCGTCCAATCGGACGCGAACAAGTTCGAGGCCGCCCGGGACTGCGCGGTCCAGGCGGCCCTCGCGGCGGAGGCGGGACGACATCACGGCGTGCTGGCGCGCGCTCTCTACTTGCAGGCCTGGGTGACCGCGCATGGTCTGGGGAAGACACACGACGCCTGGGCGCTCCTCCAGCGAGCCGAGGCCGTGGCGGAGCCGCTGCGCGACCCCGAGTTCGACGCGCTGCTCGACTTTGTCCGCGCGGAGCTGTTCGAGCAGGAGGGGCGCTTCGCCGACGCGGAGCTCGTCCTGCGCAAGGCGCTCGAGCGTGTCATCGCGAAGGCCGCGTCACACGCCGCGGTGCGCGCCGAGATGGTGGGACGCCTGGGGCTCCTGGCCCGCCAGCAGGGCCGGCTCCTCGAGGCCGTGCGGTGGCAGGAGGAGGCCGTCCAGCTCCACGAGAAGCTCCATGGCCCCGAGCACCGCGACACCGCGCGGGCGCTGGTGAACCTGGGCAGTACGCTGATCTACACCGGGGAGCTGGCTCGCGCGGAGGCGGCCCTCCAGCGGGCGCTCGCCATCCTCGAGCGGGTCCTGGGCAAGGAGCACCTCTCCGTGGCGCGCGCCCTGTCCACCCTGGCCTTCTTGTACTTCGAATGGGGACACGCTCAGCGGGCCCACGAGGTCGCGGAGCGGGGCTTCATGGTGGCTCGCAAGAGCGTCTCCCCGGAGGCCGCCAGCTCCGTGTTGCTGGTGCTGGAGTCCAATCGGTCGGGAGTGCGGGGGGAGGCGGGCGAGCGCGAGGCCGAGCTGGAGCAGGCCCGGCGCAGCCTGGCCGAGCGGGAGCGCGCGTACGGCGCGGCTCACCCGGAGGTCGCCTTGGAACTCCACGACGTGGGGAGGCTGCTGCGGTTGCTGGGGCGCGCGAAGGACGCCCGCGTTTTCCATGCGCGTGGCATCGCCATCCAGGAGCCGCTGGTGGCGCGGGGCGAGGTGGACGGGGAGGGGCTGCGCTGGCTCGCGGACGCCCTGTTGTTCCTGGGGCGCGTCGAGGAGGCGCGCACCCACGCCGAGCGGGCGCTGGAGGCGCTGGAGCGGGACAGGGGGCCGATGGCGCCGGAGCGCCTCAAGGCGCTGGTGCTGCTGGGGGACATCCACCTCGCGGCGAATGCGCCCGAGCGGGCGGTGCCGTTGCTGCGGACGGCGCTGGAGGCATTCGCGAGCGGGGACATCACCTCCGCCCGTGTCCCACTCGCCCGGCGGCGGCTCGCCCGGGCACTGCGTCTGTCCGATGCCATCGAGCAGGCCTGCGAGGAGGCGCGGCGGGCCTGGACGGAGTGGGAGCCCTGGCGCGCGGGCTATCCCGGCGAGGTCCTCGAGGCGCGCGCCGAGCTGGCGCGCTGCGCCCGCTGA